One genomic window of Mus musculus strain C57BL/6J chromosome 4, GRCm38.p6 C57BL/6J includes the following:
- the Mfap2 gene encoding microfibrillar-associated protein 2 isoform X1, whose amino-acid sequence MSKLSSTPPPPPHSMAMRAACLFLLFMPGLLAQGQYDLDPLPPFPDHVQYNHYGDQIDNADYYDYQEVSPRTPEEQFQSQQQVQQEVIPAPTPEPAAAGDLETEPTEPGPLDCREEQYPCTRLYSIHKPCKQCLNEVCFYSLRRVYVVNKEICVRTVCAHEELLRADLCRDKFSKCGVMAVSGLCQSVAASCARSCGGC is encoded by the exons ATGTCAAAG cTGTCCTCAACGCCACCACCGCCTCCTCACTCCATGGCCATGAGAgccgcctgcctcttcctgctgTTCATGCCTG GCCTGCTGGCTCAGGGCCAATATGACCTGGATCCTCTCCCCCCATTCCCGGACCATGTCCAGTACAACCACTATGGCGACCAGATTG ACAACGCAGACTACTATGACTACCAAG AAGTGAGTCCTCGGACCCCTGAAGAGCAGTTCCAGTCCCAGCAGCAAGTTCAACAGGAAGTCATCCCAGCCCCTACCCCAG AGCCAGCAGCTGCAGGGGACCTGGAGACTGAGCCTACCGAGCCTGGCCCTCTTG ACTGCCGCGAAGAACAGTACCCGTGCACCCGCCTCTACTCCATCCACAAGCCTTGCAAACAGTGTCTCAATGAGGTCTGCTTCTACAG CCTCCGCCGAGTGTATGTggtcaacaaggaaatatgtgtCCGCACTGTCTGTGCCCACGAGGAACTTCTCCGAG CTGACCTGTGCCGAGACAAGTTCTCCAAGTGTGGCGTGATGGCCGTCAGTGGCCTGTGCCAATCTGTGGCTGCCTCCTGTGCCAGGAGCTGTGGGGGCTGCTAG
- the Mfap2 gene encoding microfibrillar-associated protein 2 isoform X2: MSKLSSTPPPPPHSMAMRAACLFLLFMPGLLAQGQYDLDPLPPFPDHVQYNHYGDQIDNADYYDYQEVSPRTPEEQFQSQQQVQQEVIPAPTPEPAAAGDLETEPTEPGPLGPEGAWGPRPHA; encoded by the exons ATGTCAAAG cTGTCCTCAACGCCACCACCGCCTCCTCACTCCATGGCCATGAGAgccgcctgcctcttcctgctgTTCATGCCTG GCCTGCTGGCTCAGGGCCAATATGACCTGGATCCTCTCCCCCCATTCCCGGACCATGTCCAGTACAACCACTATGGCGACCAGATTG ACAACGCAGACTACTATGACTACCAAG AAGTGAGTCCTCGGACCCCTGAAGAGCAGTTCCAGTCCCAGCAGCAAGTTCAACAGGAAGTCATCCCAGCCCCTACCCCAG AGCCAGCAGCTGCAGGGGACCTGGAGACTGAGCCTACCGAGCCTGGCCCTCTTG GGCCTGAGGGTGCGTGGGGACCCAGACCTCATGCGTGA
- the Mfap2 gene encoding microfibrillar-associated protein 2 isoform b (isoform b is encoded by transcript variant 3): MTWILSPHSRTMSSTTTMATRLTTQTTMTTKKPCSTLPATEVSPRTPEEQFQSQQQVQQEVIPAPTPEPAAAGDLETEPTEPGPLDCREEQYPCTRLYSIHKPCKQCLNEVCFYSLRRVYVVNKEICVRTVCAHEELLRADLCRDKFSKCGVMAVSGLCQSVAASCARSCGGC, translated from the exons ATGACCTGGATCCTCTCCCCCCATTCCCGGACCATGTCCAGTACAACCACTATGGCGACCAGATTG ACAACGCAGACTACTATGACTACCAAG AAGCCTTGTTCCACCCTCCCTGCTACAGAAGTGAGTCCTCGGACCCCTGAAGAGCAGTTCCAGTCCCAGCAGCAAGTTCAACAGGAAGTCATCCCAGCCCCTACCCCAG AGCCAGCAGCTGCAGGGGACCTGGAGACTGAGCCTACCGAGCCTGGCCCTCTTG ACTGCCGCGAAGAACAGTACCCGTGCACCCGCCTCTACTCCATCCACAAGCCTTGCAAACAGTGTCTCAATGAGGTCTGCTTCTACAG CCTCCGCCGAGTGTATGTggtcaacaaggaaatatgtgtCCGCACTGTCTGTGCCCACGAGGAACTTCTCCGAG CTGACCTGTGCCGAGACAAGTTCTCCAAGTGTGGCGTGATGGCCGTCAGTGGCCTGTGCCAATCTGTGGCTGCCTCCTGTGCCAGGAGCTGTGGGGGCTGCTAG
- the Mfap2 gene encoding microfibrillar-associated protein 2 isoform a precursor (isoform a precursor is encoded by transcript variant 2) has translation MRAACLFLLFMPGLLAQGQYDLDPLPPFPDHVQYNHYGDQIDNADYYDYQEVSPRTPEEQFQSQQQVQQEVIPAPTPEPAAAGDLETEPTEPGPLDCREEQYPCTRLYSIHKPCKQCLNEVCFYSLRRVYVVNKEICVRTVCAHEELLRADLCRDKFSKCGVMAVSGLCQSVAASCARSCGGC, from the exons ATGAGAgccgcctgcctcttcctgctgTTCATGCCTG GCCTGCTGGCTCAGGGCCAATATGACCTGGATCCTCTCCCCCCATTCCCGGACCATGTCCAGTACAACCACTATGGCGACCAGATTG ACAACGCAGACTACTATGACTACCAAG AAGTGAGTCCTCGGACCCCTGAAGAGCAGTTCCAGTCCCAGCAGCAAGTTCAACAGGAAGTCATCCCAGCCCCTACCCCAG AGCCAGCAGCTGCAGGGGACCTGGAGACTGAGCCTACCGAGCCTGGCCCTCTTG ACTGCCGCGAAGAACAGTACCCGTGCACCCGCCTCTACTCCATCCACAAGCCTTGCAAACAGTGTCTCAATGAGGTCTGCTTCTACAG CCTCCGCCGAGTGTATGTggtcaacaaggaaatatgtgtCCGCACTGTCTGTGCCCACGAGGAACTTCTCCGAG CTGACCTGTGCCGAGACAAGTTCTCCAAGTGTGGCGTGATGGCCGTCAGTGGCCTGTGCCAATCTGTGGCTGCCTCCTGTGCCAGGAGCTGTGGGGGCTGCTAG